Proteins from a single region of Sneathiella aquimaris:
- the rfbB gene encoding dTDP-glucose 4,6-dehydratase — protein MTIFVTGGAGFIGSALVRDLVSQEKERVVTIDKLTYAGSLENLTEISGSNNHVFEKTDICDSPAIAALFQKYQPRAVYHLAAESHVDRSIDGPADFIQTNLVGTFVMLQSALEYWRALTGPEKEAFRFLHVSTDEVYGELGPEGLFSEASPYEPSSPYSSSKAGSDHLARAWQRTYGLPVLVTNCSNNYGPYQFPEKLLPVVILNALEGREIPVYGTGENIRDWLYVHDHSSALQLVVEKGSVGETYMVGGRAEQTNITMVRKICQILDQKIPTDTPRENLIKFVTDRPGHDARYAVDCSKIERELGWSQSVSLDEGLEKTVSWYLDNLDWVRSVGGGVEKDRRGLEGKSA, from the coding sequence ATGACCATATTTGTAACAGGTGGTGCGGGATTTATAGGATCTGCTCTTGTCCGTGATCTTGTCTCTCAGGAAAAGGAGCGGGTGGTCACAATCGATAAGCTGACTTACGCTGGTAGTCTTGAAAATTTGACTGAGATTTCAGGCTCTAATAATCATGTGTTTGAAAAGACCGATATTTGCGACAGTCCAGCAATCGCAGCACTATTTCAGAAATACCAACCGAGAGCGGTCTATCATCTGGCCGCTGAAAGTCATGTGGACAGGTCTATTGATGGTCCTGCTGACTTTATTCAGACCAATCTTGTTGGCACCTTCGTTATGCTTCAGTCGGCGTTGGAATATTGGCGTGCATTGACAGGCCCGGAAAAAGAGGCCTTTCGTTTCCTGCATGTTTCCACAGATGAAGTGTATGGTGAATTAGGGCCTGAAGGGTTGTTCTCTGAAGCCAGCCCCTATGAACCCAGTTCTCCATATTCCTCCAGTAAAGCCGGGTCCGATCATTTGGCGCGTGCTTGGCAGAGAACCTATGGTCTGCCGGTTTTGGTGACAAATTGTTCAAATAACTATGGTCCGTACCAGTTCCCTGAAAAACTATTGCCTGTTGTTATTCTAAATGCGCTGGAAGGGCGGGAGATCCCGGTTTATGGAACTGGTGAGAATATCCGGGACTGGTTATATGTCCATGATCATTCAAGTGCGTTACAGCTTGTCGTGGAAAAGGGTTCTGTTGGGGAGACCTATATGGTCGGCGGTCGCGCTGAGCAGACCAACATTACAATGGTCCGGAAAATCTGCCAGATACTGGATCAAAAAATCCCAACGGATACCCCCCGTGAGAATCTGATTAAATTTGTGACGGATCGGCCGGGTCATGATGCGCGCTATGCTGTGGATTGTTCCAAGATCGAGCGAGAGCTCGGCTGGTCGCAATCGGTTTCACTGGATGAGGGACTGGAGAAAACAGTGTCCTGGTATCTTGATAATCTGGACTGGGTTCGAAGCGTCGGTGGTGGTGTGGAAAAAGACCGCCGTGGACTGGAAGGTAAATCTGCGTGA
- a CDS encoding amidase, with translation MDHYSEYDALGLAELVQQRHISPIELLELAIKQTEALNPHLNAVIYPLFERARAEARNFKDYSAPFAGVPFLIKDLISSYAGAPTSAGCKILQAINADNDSELVTRFKKAGLLIFGKTNTPEFGIMGITEPRLFGAAHNPWDLQKSTGGSSGGSAAAVAGRLVPMAHGGDGGGSIRIPSSYCGLVGLLPSRGRNPIGPEIGEAWGGLAREHVLTRSVRDSAAMLDCLAGPDDGPPYGIEAGTGSFLSAAKAPCQPLKIAYTTDALYGAEAHPECVSAVEKTVKVLEDLGHTVVQDRPEFDRHLLAKSYLQIVCAWVAWEIEESAKKAGKKAEKGDYELTSWVMGLVGRKNSGFDLTKAIHASHSAARMMGEFHKKYDVFLTATTARPAAEIGALYPSGKDAFSMNILAALPLRSLLNQALDALAEEALSATPNTQLFNQTGQPAMSLPLFETNDKMPVGVQFAAAYGNERLLYSLAGQLEVAMPWHQRKPQLLV, from the coding sequence ATGGATCACTATTCAGAATATGATGCGCTCGGACTTGCTGAACTTGTTCAGCAGCGGCACATATCGCCAATTGAATTATTAGAGCTTGCAATCAAGCAAACCGAAGCGCTAAACCCGCATCTTAATGCGGTTATCTACCCATTATTTGAGCGCGCGCGTGCCGAGGCCCGGAATTTTAAAGATTATTCTGCCCCTTTTGCCGGTGTACCCTTCCTGATCAAGGATCTGATTTCCAGTTATGCAGGGGCTCCAACCAGTGCAGGCTGTAAGATTCTTCAGGCGATCAATGCTGATAATGACTCTGAGCTTGTCACACGCTTTAAAAAAGCAGGTCTGCTGATTTTCGGGAAAACCAATACACCAGAATTTGGTATTATGGGAATTACAGAGCCGCGTCTTTTTGGGGCCGCTCATAATCCTTGGGATCTGCAGAAAAGTACGGGCGGCTCAAGTGGAGGTTCTGCTGCGGCTGTTGCGGGGCGTCTGGTTCCTATGGCGCATGGCGGGGATGGCGGGGGGTCTATTCGTATTCCATCCTCTTATTGCGGTCTTGTGGGGCTGCTTCCCAGTCGGGGCCGGAACCCAATTGGTCCTGAGATAGGCGAGGCGTGGGGAGGATTGGCGCGAGAACATGTTTTAACCCGGTCCGTTCGCGACAGTGCGGCGATGCTGGACTGCCTTGCAGGTCCGGACGACGGTCCGCCATATGGAATAGAAGCTGGAACAGGATCGTTCCTGTCGGCGGCTAAGGCCCCGTGCCAGCCGCTTAAAATTGCCTATACAACAGACGCATTATATGGCGCTGAGGCGCATCCGGAATGTGTGAGTGCTGTCGAAAAAACCGTGAAGGTATTGGAAGACCTGGGCCATACGGTTGTTCAGGACAGGCCCGAATTCGATCGTCATTTGCTGGCTAAATCCTATCTACAGATTGTCTGTGCCTGGGTGGCATGGGAAATTGAAGAAAGTGCAAAAAAAGCCGGGAAAAAAGCAGAAAAAGGTGATTATGAGCTGACCAGTTGGGTCATGGGGCTTGTGGGTCGAAAAAATTCTGGATTTGATCTGACCAAAGCCATTCACGCCAGCCATTCAGCCGCCCGAATGATGGGTGAATTCCACAAAAAATATGATGTCTTTTTGACAGCGACAACAGCCCGCCCTGCGGCGGAGATCGGAGCCTTGTACCCTTCTGGGAAAGATGCTTTTTCGATGAACATACTTGCGGCGCTGCCTTTGAGAAGCTTGCTTAATCAGGCATTGGACGCCTTGGCGGAAGAGGCTCTTTCTGCAACGCCGAATACGCAACTTTTTAATCAGACAGGGCAGCCTGCGATGTCGCTCCCCTTGTTTGAAACCAATGACAAAATGCCTGTTGGTGTCCAATTCGCGGCCGCGTATGGTAATGAACGGTTGTTATATAGTCTTGCGGGGCAGTTGGAGGTTGCGATGCCTTGGCACCAGCGTAAGCCACAGCTTCTTGTTTGA
- a CDS encoding AEC family transporter, producing MTEIASLILPLFGLIFLGYLTARITKQKEHALGWLNTFIIYVSLPALFFKLLSKTPVEQLASWDFILANLSVTFFVFLVVFFIAFLILRAKVAEATIQGLASAYGNIGYMGPAIAILSFGEKAAVPVALIFCFENMMHFIVAPTMMAVASTQKQNVIQLIVGILRKILFHPFIIATFLGVSAALIDLSLPRPVEGLVDYLAQAAAPCALFAMGVSLALRPLKRLPVELTYIVPGNLILHPILMYVFLSWVGDFDPIWVYTAVLLAALPTATNVFVLAQQYGVWIERASASILINTILSVVTVSAVIYAIKSGFFPPDLFPAL from the coding sequence ATGACCGAAATAGCCAGTTTGATTTTGCCGCTTTTCGGTCTTATTTTTCTCGGATATTTGACCGCTCGGATAACAAAGCAGAAGGAGCACGCACTGGGGTGGCTCAATACCTTTATTATCTATGTGTCCCTTCCGGCTTTATTTTTTAAGTTACTTTCCAAAACACCTGTAGAGCAGCTGGCGAGTTGGGATTTTATTCTGGCAAACCTGTCCGTTACCTTTTTCGTGTTCCTTGTTGTTTTCTTTATCGCGTTTCTGATTTTGCGCGCCAAGGTCGCTGAGGCAACTATTCAGGGGCTTGCCTCAGCTTATGGTAATATCGGTTATATGGGGCCTGCTATTGCCATTCTCTCTTTTGGAGAGAAGGCAGCTGTCCCGGTTGCATTGATTTTTTGTTTTGAAAATATGATGCATTTTATTGTTGCGCCCACGATGATGGCAGTGGCCAGCACGCAAAAGCAGAATGTGATCCAGTTGATTGTCGGTATTCTTCGGAAAATACTGTTTCACCCGTTTATAATTGCAACCTTTCTCGGTGTTTCAGCAGCGCTTATTGATCTTTCCCTGCCGCGCCCGGTCGAAGGCTTGGTTGACTACCTTGCCCAAGCCGCAGCGCCTTGCGCCTTGTTTGCGATGGGTGTTAGTCTGGCGTTACGTCCGCTGAAACGGCTGCCCGTTGAACTGACCTATATCGTGCCTGGAAATCTTATCCTGCACCCGATTTTGATGTATGTCTTTTTAAGCTGGGTTGGTGATTTTGATCCTATCTGGGTTTATACGGCGGTCCTGCTGGCGGCGCTTCCCACAGCGACAAATGTTTTTGTTCTCGCGCAACAATACGGCGTGTGGATTGAGCGGGCATCCGCAAGTATACTTATCAACACAATATTGTCTGTGGTGACTGTGAGTGCAGTGATATATGCAATCAAAAGTGGTTTCTTCCCGCCCGACCTCTTTCCCGCATTGTAG
- a CDS encoding ABC transporter transmembrane domain-containing protein: MNRLWKLGRFVFPYSKQFIGAMIALVFASAALLLIGQAIRLLLDNGFSAGSDNLDQYFIGLMAVVALLAVASFARYYLVSWIGERVISDIRTAVFSHILKLSPAFFEMTRTGEVLSRLTTDTTLIQTVIGSSVSVALRNLLSFVGGLALLVYTSPKLAGMVLLVVPCIVVPIIVFGRQVRKLSRDNQDGIARVSARADETLRSIQTSQAYTHEDVDRQMFKEDVEFSFRIAIKRIRARAWLTGLVILLVFGAIDLVLWIGAKDVVNGAMSPGTLGSFVFYAIVVAGSLGSLSEVWGELQRAAGASERLLELLTQDVEVKAPDNPVPVAQELTEGIEFDHVQFHYPSRKDTAALNDFSLKIEPGETVAIVGPSGAGKTTVFQLLLRFYDPQSGRLLVNGTDITQADPKAIRSLTGLVPQDPVIFADTAMNNIRYGRPDASDQDVYAAAEAAACDFIDALPEKFQTEFGERGITLSGGQKQRIAIARAILRDPEILLLDEATSALDAESERLVQLALENLMKDRTTLVIAHRLATVLNADRIVVLESGRVITQGTHEELMREDGLYAKLARLQFDIGRDAMTV, from the coding sequence ATGAACCGGCTATGGAAACTTGGCCGATTCGTCTTCCCATACTCGAAACAGTTCATCGGTGCGATGATTGCGCTGGTCTTTGCATCCGCAGCCCTTCTTTTAATCGGGCAGGCGATCCGCTTGTTGCTGGATAATGGATTTTCAGCAGGCTCTGACAATCTGGATCAGTATTTCATAGGCTTGATGGCAGTTGTCGCCTTGCTGGCGGTTGCTTCTTTTGCGCGATATTATCTGGTTTCCTGGATTGGAGAGCGGGTGATCTCGGATATTCGAACGGCTGTATTCAGTCATATCCTGAAACTCAGCCCCGCATTTTTTGAAATGACCCGAACCGGTGAGGTCCTCTCCCGCCTGACCACGGATACAACACTCATTCAAACAGTCATTGGGTCTTCTGTATCTGTTGCACTTCGAAACCTTTTGTCTTTTGTGGGGGGCTTGGCGCTTCTCGTCTATACCAGTCCAAAGCTGGCAGGGATGGTTCTACTGGTGGTTCCTTGCATCGTTGTGCCAATTATTGTTTTCGGGCGTCAGGTTCGCAAGCTAAGCCGCGACAATCAGGATGGCATTGCACGCGTCAGTGCCCGTGCAGATGAAACCTTGCGATCTATCCAGACGTCTCAGGCCTATACGCACGAAGATGTCGACCGGCAGATGTTTAAGGAAGATGTGGAGTTTAGCTTTCGGATCGCGATTAAACGAATTCGGGCGCGGGCCTGGTTGACGGGGCTTGTTATCCTGCTGGTATTTGGCGCAATTGATCTTGTTCTGTGGATCGGGGCGAAAGATGTGGTCAATGGTGCCATGTCTCCCGGTACATTAGGGTCTTTCGTTTTCTACGCCATTGTCGTCGCCGGTTCTTTAGGATCACTCAGTGAAGTCTGGGGTGAACTTCAACGGGCGGCGGGTGCCTCTGAGCGCTTGCTGGAGCTGCTCACGCAGGATGTTGAAGTAAAGGCGCCTGATAACCCTGTGCCGGTCGCTCAGGAGCTTACAGAGGGGATCGAGTTTGACCACGTTCAGTTTCACTACCCGTCTCGAAAAGATACGGCTGCGCTGAACGATTTTTCTTTAAAAATCGAACCCGGGGAAACCGTGGCCATTGTCGGACCAAGCGGGGCGGGTAAAACAACTGTCTTTCAGTTATTGTTGAGATTTTATGACCCGCAGTCCGGACGCCTTCTGGTGAACGGTACAGATATCACTCAGGCTGACCCGAAGGCGATCCGATCGCTTACCGGTCTGGTACCACAGGACCCTGTGATTTTTGCGGATACGGCAATGAATAATATTCGGTATGGCCGCCCAGATGCCTCCGACCAGGACGTATATGCCGCAGCAGAAGCCGCAGCCTGTGATTTTATTGATGCGCTTCCTGAAAAATTTCAGACTGAATTTGGAGAACGCGGCATAACACTTTCTGGCGGACAGAAACAACGGATCGCCATCGCACGGGCTATTTTGCGAGATCCGGAAATTCTTTTGTTGGACGAAGCCACATCTGCACTGGACGCTGAAAGTGAAAGATTGGTCCAACTGGCGTTGGAAAATCTGATGAAGGATCGTACGACGCTGGTTATCGCGCACCGTCTGGCAACGGTTTTGAACGCCGACCGGATCGTTGTTTTGGAGAGCGGACGCGTTATCACGCAAGGCACTCATGAAGAGTTGATGAGAGAAGACGGACTTTACGCAAAATTGGCCCGTTTGCAGTTTGATATTGGTCGAGACGCGATGACGGTTTAG
- a CDS encoding transporter substrate-binding domain-containing protein yields MSIFFVLGGGAKPASAEQLVLYAVNYPPYEIEEPEKDGLLGFDVDVVIESFARSGIDAVVSFMPWKRIMLLGEGGEIAGAVSCAYQKKRERYFYFTDPISTSTHSYVYTDRYRGKPLKSVEDADGLKVVVVSGYSSEAELKRAGVNYETTNTDNHAISLLLERSYDLFYSTREFMEYQAKKGGYSDRIGFFDLRKLQYHLCLSRMWPESEKLVRQFNKGLAEIKADGTYDRIHEKYR; encoded by the coding sequence GTGAGTATATTTTTTGTGCTGGGAGGTGGGGCGAAACCTGCTTCAGCAGAACAGCTGGTTCTGTATGCTGTCAACTATCCGCCATACGAGATTGAGGAGCCTGAAAAAGACGGTTTGCTTGGTTTTGATGTAGATGTCGTAATTGAATCTTTCGCGCGTTCCGGCATTGATGCGGTTGTCTCTTTTATGCCCTGGAAAAGAATTATGCTTCTGGGAGAGGGTGGGGAGATTGCAGGGGCCGTTTCTTGTGCCTACCAAAAGAAACGGGAACGCTATTTCTATTTTACTGATCCGATCAGTACCAGTACACATTCCTATGTTTATACCGATCGCTACCGGGGAAAACCCCTGAAATCTGTGGAAGATGCCGACGGATTGAAAGTCGTTGTTGTATCCGGCTATTCGTCAGAAGCCGAGTTAAAGCGAGCCGGCGTGAATTATGAAACGACCAATACAGATAATCATGCTATCAGTCTGCTGCTGGAACGGTCTTATGATCTTTTTTATTCGACACGCGAATTCATGGAATATCAGGCGAAGAAAGGCGGCTATTCAGATCGTATCGGGTTTTTCGATTTGCGGAAATTGCAATATCATCTTTGCTTAAGCCGGATGTGGCCAGAGTCTGAAAAACTTGTCAGGCAATTTAATAAAGGCCTTGCCGAAATAAAGGCTGACGGGACATATGACCGAATTCACGAAAAATACCGCTGA
- the rfbD gene encoding dTDP-4-dehydrorhamnose reductase, translating to MKILVTGKNGQVGSALMKAAEANPDIRIFGYDRSELDISNSDHIQHRLIQTEPDVVINAAAYTAVDRAEEDVETAFVINRDGPELLALCCAQKDIPFLHISTDFVFDGQKEGAYLETDSCQPISIYGRSKLAGENQIKLAWKKHLILRTAWVFGGQNNFVKTMQKLGAERPEISVVNDQFGGPTSATDIAAALLVMAQKAIEAGFNEWGVYHYTGTPSVSWYEFACEILKDNRELVIHPIPTTEYPTPARRPSNSVLNCQKIRSVFGIEQPDWKTNL from the coding sequence GTGAAGATTCTTGTCACAGGAAAAAATGGTCAGGTAGGATCGGCGCTCATGAAGGCCGCTGAAGCCAATCCGGATATCCGGATTTTTGGGTATGATCGATCTGAACTGGACATTTCCAATTCCGACCACATTCAGCACAGGCTTATTCAGACCGAGCCGGACGTTGTTATAAATGCCGCGGCCTATACAGCGGTTGATCGGGCGGAAGAGGATGTCGAAACTGCTTTTGTGATTAATCGGGATGGGCCGGAACTACTCGCCTTGTGCTGCGCTCAAAAAGATATTCCGTTTTTGCATATTTCTACGGATTTTGTTTTTGATGGACAAAAAGAAGGGGCTTATCTGGAGACGGATTCGTGTCAGCCAATTAGTATTTATGGGCGGAGTAAGCTGGCCGGAGAAAATCAGATAAAGCTGGCGTGGAAGAAGCATCTTATCCTGCGGACAGCCTGGGTGTTCGGTGGTCAGAATAATTTTGTAAAAACAATGCAGAAGCTGGGTGCTGAACGCCCTGAGATTTCAGTCGTTAATGATCAGTTTGGTGGCCCCACCTCCGCAACTGATATTGCCGCGGCATTATTGGTGATGGCGCAAAAAGCGATAGAAGCCGGTTTCAATGAATGGGGCGTTTATCATTATACAGGCACGCCGTCAGTTAGCTGGTATGAATTTGCCTGTGAAATTCTGAAAGATAATAGAGAATTGGTTATTCATCCCATTCCGACAACAGAATATCCCACGCCTGCAAGGCGACCATCCAATTCTGTCTTGAATTGCCAGAAGATTAGATCTGTTTTTGGTATCGAGCAGCCGGACTGGAAAACAAACCTATAA
- the rfbC gene encoding dTDP-4-dehydrorhamnose 3,5-epimerase: MIDIEETAIPDVKIIRPKRFGDDRGFFSEVWNAKRMKEAGLVVSFVQDNHAFSAEKGTIRGLHYQTAPNAQGKLVRVTRGVALDVAVDIRKGSPTFARHVAVELSAENWAQLWVPPGFAHGYCTLSDNVEFLYKVTGDYSPEDEAGILYNDPELAIDWRLGAVTPILSEKDKILPRLADQDRLFDYGDF; encoded by the coding sequence ATGATTGATATTGAAGAAACCGCCATACCGGACGTCAAAATAATCCGGCCTAAGCGTTTTGGGGATGACCGTGGTTTTTTCTCGGAAGTCTGGAATGCGAAACGTATGAAAGAAGCGGGGCTGGTTGTTTCGTTTGTTCAGGATAATCACGCTTTTAGTGCTGAAAAAGGGACTATACGTGGATTGCATTATCAAACGGCTCCCAATGCGCAAGGCAAGTTAGTGCGCGTGACCCGCGGGGTGGCGCTAGACGTTGCTGTTGATATTCGAAAAGGCTCCCCCACATTTGCCAGGCATGTCGCCGTTGAGCTTTCTGCTGAAAACTGGGCACAGCTATGGGTGCCGCCGGGATTTGCTCATGGATACTGCACTTTGAGCGATAACGTCGAATTTTTGTATAAAGTAACGGGAGACTACAGCCCGGAGGATGAAGCTGGCATTCTTTATAATGATCCTGAGCTTGCCATTGACTGGCGATTGGGCGCGGTTACACCGATATTGTCTGAAAAGGATAAAATCCTGCCGCGTTTGGCTGATCAGGACAGGCTATTTGACTACGGAGATTTTTGA
- a CDS encoding Hsp20 family protein produces MRHFDFTPLMRSTIGYDRIGQLFEGLEQASTADKFPPYNIVKKDPDHYRITMAVAGFSEDEIEITATQNSLKITGKSVVEEEDGVEYLHKGIAGRAFTQTFELADTVKVAGASMNNGLLHIELHREIPEALKPRSIKIEKQKMLEGKKAA; encoded by the coding sequence ATGCGTCATTTTGATTTTACACCCCTCATGCGTTCAACGATCGGATATGATCGGATTGGGCAACTTTTTGAAGGGTTGGAGCAGGCATCAACTGCCGATAAATTCCCCCCTTATAACATCGTGAAGAAAGATCCAGACCATTACAGGATCACGATGGCTGTTGCCGGTTTCTCTGAGGACGAAATTGAGATTACAGCGACACAGAATTCTCTCAAAATCACGGGTAAATCAGTCGTGGAAGAAGAAGATGGTGTCGAGTATCTTCACAAAGGAATCGCTGGACGGGCGTTTACCCAGACCTTTGAGTTAGCGGACACGGTAAAAGTGGCTGGTGCCTCAATGAATAATGGGTTACTGCATATCGAGCTGCATAGAGAAATACCAGAGGCTCTCAAGCCTCGGTCGATCAAAATCGAAAAGCAGAAAATGCTTGAAGGTAAAAAAGCAGCCTAA
- the rpmE gene encoding 50S ribosomal protein L31 produces MKKDIHPDYHTITVEMTDGTTYETRSTYGSEGDVLKLDIDPTSHAAWTGGQQRLREDGRVAKFNKRFSGFGLK; encoded by the coding sequence ATGAAAAAAGATATACACCCAGACTACCACACCATCACAGTCGAAATGACAGATGGTACAACTTACGAAACCCGTTCCACATACGGTTCTGAAGGCGATGTACTGAAATTGGACATTGATCCAACATCACACGCCGCATGGACGGGTGGGCAGCAGCGCCTTCGTGAAGATGGCCGTGTTGCAAAATTCAACAAGCGTTTCTCTGGTTTCGGTCTTAAATAA
- a CDS encoding acyl-CoA thioesterase, whose translation MAREDFGFFFDFRVRYSEIDGQGIVFNAHYLTYFDTAITEYLRRPDFNYSEFVKQSGADFHLVKSLVNYERPIEFDAEIQVGCRTEKIGNSSITFILEIFEKNGDKRYANGEIIWVLTDQKSHKTMQVPDEIRAIVRSIDLQYQLDTGAE comes from the coding sequence ATGGCACGAGAAGATTTTGGCTTTTTCTTCGACTTCAGAGTTCGATATTCTGAGATTGACGGTCAGGGGATTGTTTTCAATGCCCACTATCTGACCTATTTTGACACAGCGATTACAGAGTATCTGCGACGCCCGGATTTTAACTACTCAGAGTTTGTTAAACAGTCAGGCGCGGATTTTCATCTTGTAAAGTCATTGGTCAATTATGAGCGGCCCATTGAATTTGATGCTGAAATTCAAGTGGGGTGCCGGACCGAAAAAATTGGCAATAGTTCGATCACTTTTATTTTGGAAATTTTCGAGAAAAATGGCGACAAGCGCTATGCAAATGGAGAAATCATATGGGTGCTGACAGATCAGAAAAGCCATAAGACAATGCAGGTTCCCGACGAAATACGGGCTATTGTTCGGTCAATTGATCTTCAATACCAATTGGACACTGGCGCGGAATGA
- a CDS encoding DUF1465 family protein yields the protein MGPGEQQSRVPQAAGTIFFSRTYDEALRLVMEAREYLLGPGRIAVRDLSSEGNFRYATESLRLTTRLTETMSWLMFQRAVLEGEISPEEAQADECHLQYQTTCLPDADEEELELLPAGLISLLERSEALYRRIDRLDKQAIASFRDS from the coding sequence ATGGGACCTGGCGAGCAACAATCACGCGTACCTCAAGCTGCAGGCACCATTTTCTTTTCACGAACCTATGATGAGGCGCTTCGCTTGGTTATGGAAGCGCGAGAATACCTGCTGGGCCCGGGACGTATCGCCGTCAGAGACTTGTCGAGCGAGGGAAACTTCCGCTATGCAACAGAATCACTCCGCCTGACCACACGTTTGACCGAAACGATGTCGTGGCTGATGTTTCAAAGGGCGGTTCTCGAAGGAGAAATCTCACCTGAAGAGGCACAGGCAGATGAGTGTCACTTGCAATATCAGACAACCTGTCTTCCTGATGCCGATGAGGAAGAGCTGGAACTTCTGCCAGCGGGCCTGATTTCATTGCTCGAAAGAAGTGAAGCCCTTTACCGTCGAATTGACAGACTGGATAAGCAGGCCATTGCAAGTTTTCGAGACTCGTGA
- the ettA gene encoding energy-dependent translational throttle protein EttA — MASYQYIYVMNGLSKTYPGGKQVLKDIRLSFFPGAKIGVLGLNGAGKSTLLKIMAGIETEFTGEAWAAEGVKVGYLAQEPELDATKDVLGNVMDGVGEKKALLDRFNEVSARFAEDLTDDEMNDLIAEQGDLQEAIDAQDLWDLERQVEIAMDALRCPAGSADVTTLSGGERRRVALCRLLLSQPDMLLLDEPTNHLDAESVAWLERFLHDYKGTVVAVTHDRYFLDNVAGWILELDRGHGIPWEGNYSSWLDQKEKRLEQEGKSEDARRRTLKQELDWIRQGAKGRQSKSKARISAYEELLGQEAEKRADNMQISIPAGPRLGDLVVEAEGVSKGFEDRLLIEDLNFKLPPGAIVGVIGPNGAGKTTLFKLLTGVEKPDAGSFNVGSTVKLGYVDQDRDTLDPNKNVWEEISEGNEIIYLGKREINSRAYVSGFNFKGADQQKKVGQLSGGERNRVNLAKMLKSGANFLMLDEPTNDLDVDTLRALEEALLEFAGCAVVISHDRWFLDRIATHILAYEGDSHVEWFEGNFEAYEEDKRRRLGAQATEPHRIKYKPISR, encoded by the coding sequence ATGGCTTCCTACCAGTATATATACGTAATGAACGGCTTGTCGAAAACCTATCCTGGCGGCAAGCAGGTTCTTAAAGATATTCGTTTAAGCTTCTTTCCTGGCGCCAAAATTGGTGTTCTGGGTTTGAACGGCGCGGGTAAATCTACTCTCCTGAAAATTATGGCGGGTATCGAAACAGAATTCACCGGCGAGGCGTGGGCAGCAGAGGGCGTGAAAGTCGGCTATCTGGCGCAGGAGCCTGAGCTTGATGCGACCAAGGATGTGCTTGGCAATGTGATGGATGGCGTTGGAGAGAAAAAGGCGCTACTCGATCGTTTTAATGAGGTGTCAGCCCGTTTTGCTGAAGATCTGACCGACGATGAAATGAACGACCTCATCGCCGAGCAAGGTGACTTGCAGGAAGCCATTGACGCACAGGACCTTTGGGACCTGGAACGTCAGGTTGAGATTGCAATGGATGCCCTGCGTTGCCCAGCGGGGTCTGCTGATGTGACGACCCTGTCTGGGGGAGAGCGTCGGCGTGTGGCGCTGTGCCGTCTTCTTTTGTCCCAGCCTGATATGCTTCTTCTCGACGAACCTACCAACCATCTTGATGCGGAAAGTGTCGCCTGGCTGGAGCGTTTTCTGCACGATTACAAGGGAACCGTTGTCGCCGTTACCCATGATCGGTATTTTCTGGATAATGTTGCAGGCTGGATTCTGGAACTGGATCGCGGGCATGGCATTCCTTGGGAAGGCAACTATTCAAGCTGGCTGGATCAAAAAGAAAAACGTCTGGAGCAGGAAGGTAAGTCAGAAGACGCCCGTCGCCGGACATTGAAGCAGGAACTGGACTGGATCCGTCAAGGGGCCAAAGGTCGTCAGAGCAAATCGAAAGCACGTATTAGCGCCTATGAAGAATTGCTTGGGCAGGAAGCAGAAAAACGCGCTGATAATATGCAGATCTCTATTCCGGCCGGTCCGCGTCTGGGTGATCTGGTTGTTGAGGCTGAGGGGGTCAGTAAAGGCTTTGAAGATCGCTTGCTGATTGAAGATTTGAACTTCAAATTGCCACCGGGAGCGATTGTTGGTGTGATTGGCCCTAACGGTGCCGGTAAAACAACGTTGTTTAAGTTGCTCACAGGCGTCGAAAAACCGGATGCGGGATCGTTTAATGTCGGATCGACAGTGAAACTCGGATATGTGGATCAGGACCGCGATACGCTAGACCCGAATAAGAATGTCTGGGAAGAAATCTCTGAAGGTAATGAGATTATCTATCTTGGAAAACGTGAAATAAACAGCCGTGCCTATGTGTCTGGTTTCAATTTCAAAGGCGCTGATCAGCAGAAAAAAGTCGGCCAGTTATCCGGTGGTGAACGAAACCGGGTGAATTTGGCAAAAATGCTGAAATCAGGCGCTAATTTCCTCATGCTTGACGAACCAACCAACGATCTTGACGTTGATACATTGCGGGCACTTGAAGAGGCACTTCTAGAATTTGCTGGCTGTGCTGTGGTGATCAGCCATGATCGCTGGTTCCTTGATCGGATTGCGACACATATTCTTGCTTATGAAGGTGATAGCCATGTGGAATGGTTCGAAGGTAATTTCGAAGCGTATGAAGAAGACAAACGCCGGCGCCTAGGGGCTCAGGCCACTGAACCGCACCGTATTAAATATAAGCCGATTAGTCGATAA